ATACCATATGATCCCTTTCCGTATCGACTTTCCAATGACTTTAGTGACCAAAAAACAAGCATTTCCAACAACAAAGCGACCTGGCTCTGAAATAATCCTAAAATTTTGAAAAAAGTTATCAAGCACAGATTTTATTGGGCGACAGAAAGTTTCAATGTTTACAGAGCTTCCTTCACGAAACAAGGGGAACCCTCCGCCAATATCTAAGAGAGAGATATCAAAACCTAACACTAGTAATTCATTAACAACAGACTTGATTTTCGGCAAAATATTGACAAATGGGGAAGGGTCCGTTGTCTGTGACCCTACATGAAAAGCTAACCCAACGGGCTTTAAGGCATGATCTTNNNNNNNNNNNNNNNNNNNNNNCATTTATCTCACAACCGAATTTTTCAGAAAGATTTATTAAACAATAGGGGTTTTCTATTTTGATTCTAAGGACAACCTCACAGTGAGGGTAGTGCACTGATATTTTTCTCAACTCGTTTTCATTATCAAAAACCAAAGGTTTAATCCCATACTTCTTGAGAATTATCAGCTCATCCTCATCTTTTATCGGACGAGTATAAATAAGCTGACTAGGATCAAAACCGCTCGAAAGGGCCATTTCCAGCTCACCTAAAGAACTTACATCCAAGTTTGAACCTAATTCTTGTAAGATTTTGATTATCTTGAGATGATGATTTGCTTTGACGG
The sequence above is a segment of the Deltaproteobacteria bacterium genome. Coding sequences within it:
- a CDS encoding type III PLP-dependent enzyme, whose amino-acid sequence is DHALKPVGLAFHVGSQTTDPSPFVNILPKIKSVVNELLVLGFDISLLDIGGGFPLFREGSSVNIETFCRPIKSVLDNFFQNFRIISEPGRFVVGNACFLVTKVIGKSIRKGIIWYYIDDGLYGCFSGKIYDKADYPALALKKSGNKEYPCMIAGPTCDSFDVIFENKLLPELNVGDYLICSYMGAYTYSSATDFSLLRKAELVIIEEEKDELKL